A genomic window from Clostridiales bacterium includes:
- a CDS encoding DegV family protein, with the protein MTDYIIATASTADLPAEYFKEHDIPYISYTYTVDNKPYVDDCREETRAATYTAMRKGAMAATSMINSYAYYEFFKKLMDTGKNVIFLDMTRQISHSFISAGEAADQIHKEYPNQRFYLMDTLCVSGGLGMLVYYMVKLREAGRSFDETIKWAEANKLRIIHWFTVDNLNYLKRGGRVSNAAALVGSLLSIKPVLYVSDEGKLVVASKVRSRKTALLYIIARMKEDFTEPDGKEVFILHADCMRDAEFMRKKILEAFPTVSKVTIMSLGAVVGAHCGPGLLTIFYLGDKRYS; encoded by the coding sequence ATGACAGATTACATAATTGCAACTGCTTCAACCGCAGATCTTCCTGCGGAATATTTTAAAGAACATGATATCCCGTATATCAGCTACACTTATACTGTTGATAATAAGCCGTATGTTGACGACTGCCGAGAAGAGACAAGAGCAGCCACCTATACAGCGATGCGGAAAGGTGCGATGGCAGCAACTTCTATGATCAATAGTTATGCATACTATGAATTTTTCAAAAAACTCATGGATACGGGGAAAAATGTAATTTTTTTAGACATGACCCGTCAGATATCACATTCCTTCATTAGTGCCGGGGAAGCGGCCGATCAGATCCATAAAGAATATCCGAATCAGCGCTTTTACCTGATGGATACACTCTGTGTGTCCGGGGGCCTTGGGATGCTGGTGTACTACATGGTCAAGCTTCGGGAAGCCGGCCGGAGTTTTGACGAGACGATCAAATGGGCGGAAGCCAACAAACTCAGAATCATTCACTGGTTTACGGTAGATAATCTCAACTACCTCAAACGCGGGGGGCGTGTTTCCAACGCTGCAGCTTTGGTGGGATCGCTCCTTTCCATAAAGCCTGTCCTCTATGTATCAGATGAAGGCAAACTCGTTGTAGCCTCTAAAGTCCGCAGCAGAAAAACTGCCTTGCTCTATATCATTGCCAGAATGAAAGAGGATTTTACCGAGCCGGACGGCAAAGAGGTATTCATTCTTCATGCTGACTGCATGAGGGATGCGGAATTTATGCGAAAAAAGATACTTGAAGCATTCCCGACTGTATCGAAAGTGACGATCATGAGTCTTGGCGCTGTCGTCGGCGCACATTGCGGGCCGGGGCTGCTCACCATATTTTATCTTGGCGACAAACGTTATTCATAA
- a CDS encoding acyl-CoA dehydratase activase-related protein, with the protein MKATFPHMGGTYVAAKGFLEDLGVDVVIPPLCNKKTLEIGTKYSPETACLPLKINIGNYAQSIEEGADTIIITGSCGPCRFGYYGIIEKEILKDMGYDVDIIVLDPPAEDINGFLGKVKKITNGKSAVKVLNSLYRAYIAAKELDRMDKMMFAIRPREIKRGDVKMIYNEYISKTSEAYGTREIIDLIRQTQGKLKEVHINEKIKPLKIGIVGEIYTVIEPFVNLYIEEKLGNMGVQVDRSMTVSKWIETHIFSKLAGINKEWRINAAAKPYLKMLIGGHARQCIGNTVLYAKDGYDGVIQLLPFSCMPEIVASSILPAVSKNEKIPYMTLVVDELTGESGYLTRLEAFVDMLKRRKEVLNL; encoded by the coding sequence ATGAAAGCAACATTTCCGCACATGGGAGGCACATATGTAGCTGCGAAAGGCTTTCTTGAAGATCTGGGAGTCGATGTAGTAATACCTCCCCTTTGCAATAAAAAAACGCTTGAAATCGGTACGAAATATTCGCCTGAAACAGCTTGTTTACCTTTGAAAATAAACATAGGGAACTATGCCCAAAGCATAGAGGAAGGTGCCGATACGATAATAATAACAGGCAGCTGCGGGCCATGCAGGTTTGGATACTATGGCATAATCGAAAAGGAAATATTAAAGGATATGGGCTACGATGTGGATATAATAGTCCTCGATCCTCCTGCGGAAGACATCAACGGATTTTTGGGGAAGGTAAAAAAAATAACTAACGGCAAATCGGCCGTTAAAGTTTTAAATTCTCTGTACAGGGCTTATATCGCAGCGAAAGAGCTGGACAGAATGGATAAGATGATGTTTGCCATAAGGCCGAGGGAAATTAAAAGGGGAGATGTAAAGATGATATACAATGAGTATATCTCAAAAACATCGGAAGCCTATGGAACAAGGGAAATAATAGATCTGATCAGGCAAACACAGGGAAAACTTAAAGAAGTCCATATAAATGAAAAGATTAAGCCGTTAAAAATAGGCATAGTTGGAGAGATATATACCGTTATAGAACCATTTGTCAACCTTTATATAGAAGAAAAACTGGGCAATATGGGTGTGCAGGTTGATAGGTCCATGACTGTAAGCAAATGGATCGAAACGCATATATTTTCAAAGTTGGCAGGGATCAATAAGGAATGGAGGATAAATGCCGCTGCCAAGCCATACCTTAAAATGCTGATAGGAGGTCATGCAAGGCAGTGTATAGGGAATACCGTTTTATATGCAAAAGACGGCTACGATGGCGTAATACAGCTTCTGCCGTTTTCATGCATGCCTGAAATAGTCGCAAGCAGCATATTGCCTGCCGTATCCAAAAATGAAAAGATACCTTATATGACACTGGTGGTAGATGAATTGACAGGTGAATCAGGATATCTCACAAGGCTCGAAGCTTTTGTAGACATGCTTAAAAGAAGAAAAGAGGTTTTGAACTTATGA
- a CDS encoding acyl-CoA dehydratase activase has translation MNYYLGVDVGSVSTDLAVIDENENIVEKLYLKTAGRPIDAIKEGMSMLKGKLGNITICGVGTTGSGRQLADVMIGSDIVKNEITSHAIAALKYYPDAKTVFEIGGQDSKIIILRDGIVVDFAMNTVCAAGTGSFLDRQASRLNIPIEDFGGKAVESVNPVRIAGRCAVFAESDMIHKQQLGYSEEDIISGLCDALVRNYLSNVGKGKEILEPVVFQGGVAANIGMKKAFEKELGFEIYIPEYYDVMGAIGAAIIAKSAVKNNKTTRFYGFDLTDYTYDTKSFECSGCPNMCEIAEILINGKVGAIWGGRCGKWQLNEYAAKQA, from the coding sequence ATGAATTATTATCTTGGAGTAGATGTAGGATCTGTCAGTACGGATCTGGCCGTTATAGACGAGAATGAAAATATAGTCGAAAAGCTATACTTAAAGACAGCAGGCCGACCTATCGACGCCATAAAGGAAGGCATGTCGATGTTAAAGGGTAAATTGGGGAATATAACTATATGCGGAGTAGGCACGACCGGAAGCGGAAGGCAGTTGGCCGATGTGATGATAGGTTCCGATATTGTTAAAAATGAGATAACTTCCCATGCGATAGCGGCTCTAAAATATTATCCGGATGCTAAAACGGTATTTGAAATAGGCGGTCAGGATTCCAAAATTATAATATTGAGAGATGGAATCGTAGTCGACTTTGCGATGAATACCGTCTGCGCCGCAGGAACAGGATCGTTTCTCGACAGGCAGGCTTCAAGGCTTAATATACCCATCGAGGACTTTGGAGGCAAGGCTGTAGAATCTGTAAACCCTGTCAGGATTGCCGGAAGGTGTGCCGTATTTGCCGAATCAGATATGATACATAAGCAACAGCTTGGCTATAGTGAAGAGGACATAATAAGCGGATTGTGTGATGCCCTTGTCAGGAATTATTTAAGTAATGTGGGAAAAGGCAAGGAAATACTTGAACCTGTTGTTTTCCAGGGAGGCGTTGCCGCCAATATAGGCATGAAAAAGGCATTTGAAAAGGAACTGGGATTTGAAATATACATACCTGAATATTATGATGTGATGGGAGCCATAGGTGCTGCGATTATCGCAAAATCAGCGGTAAAGAATAACAAAACAACAAGATTCTATGGATTTGACCTTACTGATTATACTTACGATACTAAAAGCTTTGAATGCAGCGGATGCCCCAACATGTGCGAAATAGCCGAGATACTTATAAACGGAAAAGTAGGTGCGATATGGGGTGGAAGGTGCGGAAAATGGCAGCTAAACGAATATGCGGCAAAACAAGCGTAA
- a CDS encoding 4Fe-4S double cluster binding domain-containing protein yields MRDEIIGLSKISYIDEIRFIDSDKLTDDYIGDERKFIGRQPTNIMPDAETIVIAAIYIGGFVTANYPEYGRMSRLVLSGYYSNIVKPLIPIKEYLMSCGYKAIIMDSESDIKSIPLKGAAVKAGLGWIGKNSLLVNNKYGSFLALGAILTNANISEKYPIAKNMCGNCSKCIEGCPVKAIDVPQRLNRAKCLSNLLEDYNSNLDIIQKINTDGYFFECDICQNICPWNQKHIPTPLDTPYGRLFRGDKLNHIMKVDHLKHMDEETYEMELAPLMIGYKLPYKTFKRNIAILFGQGI; encoded by the coding sequence ATGAGAGATGAAATTATAGGATTATCCAAGATCAGCTATATAGATGAGATAAGATTTATTGATTCTGACAAGTTGACGGATGATTATATTGGTGATGAGCGAAAATTTATAGGAAGACAGCCGACCAATATTATGCCTGATGCAGAAACAATCGTAATTGCTGCTATATATATTGGAGGATTTGTAACAGCAAATTATCCCGAGTATGGGAGGATGAGCAGGCTAGTCCTCTCTGGGTATTATTCTAATATTGTAAAACCGCTGATCCCAATAAAAGAATATTTGATGTCATGCGGTTATAAAGCTATCATTATGGATAGTGAAAGCGATATAAAGTCAATACCTCTGAAAGGTGCGGCTGTGAAAGCCGGTCTTGGATGGATTGGGAAGAACTCTTTATTAGTCAATAACAAATATGGGTCTTTTCTGGCTCTTGGAGCAATTTTGACAAACGCAAACATAAGCGAGAAATATCCTATTGCTAAAAATATGTGCGGCAATTGTTCAAAATGTATAGAAGGATGCCCTGTAAAGGCAATAGATGTTCCACAACGGCTTAACAGGGCAAAATGCCTTTCAAACTTACTTGAAGATTATAATAGTAATTTGGACATCATTCAAAAAATTAACACAGATGGTTATTTTTTTGAATGTGACATTTGTCAAAATATCTGTCCATGGAATCAGAAGCATATCCCAACCCCGTTAGATACTCCATACGGAAGACTTTTTCGAGGCGATAAGTTGAATCATATTATGAAAGTGGACCATCTCAAGCATATGGATGAGGAAACTTATGAAATGGAATTGGCCCCATTGATGATCGGATATAAATTGCCTTATAAAACGTTCAAGCGTAATATCGCAATTTTATTTGGGCAGGGAATCTGA
- a CDS encoding glycine--tRNA ligase: METKKNMDKIVNMCRARGYVYPGSEIYGGLANTWDYGPLGVEFKNNIKKAWWKKFIHESEFNVGLDCAILMNPQTWVASGHVGGFSDPLMDCRECKARFRADKLIEDYLKQNGDAEAVVDGWSNEKMMHFIDEKNIKCPECGAHNFTEIRKFNLMFKTYQGVTEDSKAEIYLRPETAQGIFVNFKNVLRTTRKKIPFGVGQIGKSFRNEITPGNFTFRTREFEQMELEFFCKPGEDLEWFKYWKDFCKNWLLSLGLKEENIRLRNHSKEELSHYSKATTDIEYLFPFGWGELWGIADRTDFDLKQHEKYSGEEMAYTDPFTNEKFVPYCIEPSVGADRVALAFLIDAYNEEDLGKGDSRVVLKLHPALAPMNAAVLPLSKKLGKEAFNLYKKLQEKYNVDYDETGSIGKRYRRQDEIGTPYCITYDFDSLNDNSVTIRDRDTMQQIRVNTDGVFKFLEEKIKF, translated from the coding sequence ATGGAAACTAAAAAGAACATGGATAAAATAGTAAACATGTGCAGGGCAAGAGGATATGTATACCCCGGGTCGGAGATATATGGAGGGCTTGCAAACACATGGGATTACGGTCCCCTTGGAGTGGAGTTCAAGAACAATATAAAGAAGGCTTGGTGGAAAAAGTTCATACATGAGTCGGAGTTTAATGTAGGGTTGGACTGTGCGATATTGATGAATCCCCAAACATGGGTTGCCTCAGGACATGTGGGCGGCTTCAGCGATCCTCTTATGGACTGCAGGGAATGCAAGGCAAGATTCAGAGCCGACAAGCTAATCGAGGATTATCTGAAACAGAATGGCGATGCCGAAGCGGTTGTCGATGGATGGAGCAATGAAAAGATGATGCATTTCATCGATGAAAAAAATATAAAATGTCCAGAATGCGGTGCGCATAATTTTACTGAAATAAGAAAGTTTAATCTCATGTTTAAAACATACCAGGGAGTAACCGAGGATTCAAAGGCTGAGATATATTTAAGGCCTGAAACTGCCCAGGGTATATTCGTGAATTTTAAAAATGTACTGAGGACAACAAGAAAAAAAATACCTTTTGGCGTAGGGCAGATAGGCAAATCTTTTAGAAATGAGATAACACCGGGAAATTTCACATTCAGGACAAGAGAATTTGAGCAGATGGAGCTTGAGTTTTTCTGCAAACCCGGTGAGGATTTGGAATGGTTTAAATACTGGAAGGATTTTTGCAAAAACTGGCTCTTAAGTTTGGGGCTAAAGGAAGAAAATATAAGACTGAGGAATCACAGCAAGGAGGAACTTTCCCATTATAGCAAGGCAACGACGGACATCGAGTACCTTTTCCCGTTTGGATGGGGAGAACTGTGGGGCATAGCCGACAGGACGGATTTTGATTTAAAACAGCATGAGAAATATTCAGGGGAGGAAATGGCTTATACCGACCCGTTTACAAATGAAAAATTCGTGCCATATTGCATAGAACCATCGGTAGGTGCCGACAGAGTTGCATTAGCATTTTTAATAGATGCATACAATGAGGAAGACTTGGGCAAAGGCGACTCAAGGGTTGTCCTTAAGCTTCACCCGGCTCTGGCTCCTATGAATGCAGCGGTTCTTCCTCTTTCTAAAAAATTAGGTAAAGAGGCTTTTAATCTATATAAAAAACTTCAGGAAAAGTATAATGTGGATTATGATGAAACCGGGAGCATAGGCAAAAGATATAGAAGACAGGATGAAATAGGGACGCCGTATTGTATCACCTATGATTTTGATTCTTTAAATGATAATTCGGTCACAATACGGGATAGGGACACAATGCAGCAGATAAGAGTAAATACGGACGGCGTTTTTAAATTTTTAGAAGAAAAGATTAAATTCTAA
- a CDS encoding PEP-utilizing enzyme — MIVAAGVSNGIGISRAKLFKRDLINPVKNVDDAGAEADKLDYCINAAKKELKKFYDDLPDINEDIKKTIYKYINIINNRQLIGDIKDTIKGKHVSAEYAVAYILNNAKKQLESLDDEYLFEKAEDIEEIKWRLLNKLGNVNCKHKQCIAKECILVANDITPYDVLNIDPYYVKGIVTIYGGPTSSSSIIARHMNIPVVTGVGLEGMSIKDGDLLIVDGGRGKVIVNPDDRQLKQYNKEHNSSVLQ; from the coding sequence ATGATTGTTGCCGCAGGAGTTTCTAACGGCATAGGCATTTCACGCGCAAAGTTATTTAAAAGGGATTTGATAAATCCCGTTAAAAATGTAGATGATGCCGGAGCTGAAGCAGATAAACTCGATTATTGCATAAATGCTGCTAAAAAAGAACTTAAGAAATTTTACGATGATCTTCCAGACATTAATGAAGATATAAAAAAAACGATATATAAATATATCAACATAATAAATAACAGACAGCTTATAGGCGATATAAAGGATACCATAAAGGGAAAACATGTGAGCGCCGAATATGCGGTTGCATATATTTTAAACAACGCAAAAAAACAGCTTGAAAGTCTTGATGATGAATATTTGTTTGAAAAGGCGGAAGACATCGAGGAGATAAAATGGAGGCTTTTAAATAAGCTGGGAAATGTTAACTGCAAGCATAAACAGTGCATTGCAAAGGAATGCATACTCGTTGCAAATGATATTACGCCATATGATGTATTGAATATAGATCCGTATTATGTAAAGGGAATCGTGACTATATATGGAGGGCCGACTTCCAGCAGCAGTATAATAGCCCGCCATATGAATATACCGGTTGTGACAGGTGTCGGGTTGGAAGGCATGTCTATAAAGGACGGCGACCTTTTAATTGTAGACGGCGGCAGAGGGAAAGTAATAGTAAATCCGGATGATCGCCAGTTGAAACAGTACAATAAAGAGCATAATAGTTCTGTGCTGCAATAA
- a CDS encoding SIS domain-containing protein — protein MKDKARYYLEDLINRYPSLKGCEQDIERAFNVMVEVFSSGGKMLVCGNGGSAADSEHFIGELIKSFIKRREISPEEKAKFDKFGEDGKYIASRLQGALPAISIAFLTAYGTAYINKFDPDLVFAQQVYGLGKENDLLFTFSASGNSKNIFNAILTAKAKGMHVISITGESSGRITDYCDVIMKMPAFLSPAVQEYYLPVYHTLAYMLEEHFFEK, from the coding sequence GTGAAAGACAAAGCACGATATTATCTTGAAGACCTAATAAATAGATACCCCTCGCTAAAGGGTTGTGAGCAAGATATTGAAAGAGCTTTTAATGTTATGGTAGAAGTATTTAGCTCAGGCGGTAAAATGCTTGTTTGTGGAAATGGTGGGTCTGCAGCAGATTCAGAACACTTTATAGGAGAGCTTATAAAGAGCTTTATTAAGAGGAGGGAAATTAGTCCGGAGGAAAAAGCCAAATTTGATAAATTTGGTGAAGACGGAAAATATATAGCATCCAGGCTTCAGGGTGCGCTACCGGCTATTTCAATTGCTTTTCTGACTGCATACGGCACAGCTTATATTAACAAGTTCGATCCTGATCTCGTATTTGCACAACAAGTATACGGTTTAGGCAAGGAAAATGATCTATTATTTACATTCAGTGCATCAGGTAACTCCAAGAACATATTTAATGCTATATTAACCGCAAAGGCAAAGGGAATGCACGTAATTTCCATAACAGGAGAGTCCAGCGGCAGGATAACTGATTATTGCGATGTGATAATGAAGATGCCTGCATTTCTCTCACCTGCTGTTCAGGAATATTATCTTCCTGTTTATCATACCCTTGCATATATGCTTGAGGAACACTTTTTTGAGAAATAA
- a CDS encoding FAD-dependent oxidoreductase, translating to MDASAKFKEKMQSANPKNPTDSQRHDMLYKSLVKAGRAEDYQNIINLLSPLPDIIRYASSGEFKNVKVGIIGGGLSGMAAAFELRKLGFDITVFEPTTTHMGGRIYTYYFNDNKTLYGELGAMRFPVSHETVWHYIDLFKLDTEPLLQSDPETFFYIRGIRVKNDSEGKNIFHKIYPQFELTVQEMNTPWPALLGKVNSYYLSTMPPDIRKQFLMILPAYDHRYQSIENLSSRQALQQYGLSNEAVNLISSIMPNFGALIYHSYESSLCTDYTLDFSNLYQICGGMVKLPLAFYNSLTSPRPKEYPDIPQSDIGNVNWRGGQLVTGIYKSGNDGKIILSYKILQNNKNDFEKFDYVICAVPIPVLKSMAIQPSFAGKKSQVIREVYYENAQKTLFLCKERFWEKQGIRGGSSFTDGVIEVVSYPQDYNRSITKGKGNALHDKRGVLLASYNIGEDAYALGNISPFIQREIIKREIEKVHGLTEGYLDNIVIDSKTIDWVREPWFFGAFQMFLPGQKKDFLYSTFKPEYDNRVFFAGEHTSVKNAWMQGALQSGMAAANDVAYYSMIHKYQR from the coding sequence ATGGATGCATCTGCTAAATTTAAGGAGAAAATGCAGTCAGCAAATCCTAAAAATCCTACGGATTCCCAAAGGCACGATATGCTGTATAAATCTCTTGTAAAAGCCGGAAGGGCTGAAGATTACCAGAATATAATAAATCTTTTATCGCCGCTGCCTGATATAATACGCTATGCATCGTCGGGAGAATTTAAAAATGTGAAGGTTGGTATTATAGGCGGAGGTCTTTCAGGCATGGCTGCAGCATTTGAGCTTAGAAAATTAGGATTTGACATAACTGTTTTTGAACCTACGACGACTCACATGGGAGGAAGAATATATACTTATTATTTTAATGATAACAAGACATTGTATGGTGAGCTTGGAGCCATGAGATTTCCTGTATCCCATGAGACAGTCTGGCACTATATCGATTTATTCAAACTCGACACGGAACCGCTGCTCCAGTCGGATCCAGAAACTTTTTTTTATATAAGGGGCATCAGGGTTAAAAACGATTCCGAGGGGAAAAATATATTCCACAAGATCTATCCGCAGTTCGAATTGACTGTTCAGGAAATGAATACTCCATGGCCGGCTCTTTTAGGCAAGGTAAACAGTTATTACCTCTCAACAATGCCTCCGGATATAAGGAAGCAGTTTCTTATGATATTGCCGGCATATGATCACAGGTATCAATCCATAGAAAACTTGAGCTCGAGGCAGGCATTGCAGCAGTATGGATTAAGCAATGAGGCTGTCAACTTGATCTCGAGCATTATGCCTAATTTCGGGGCACTTATTTATCATAGCTATGAATCGAGCTTATGCACTGACTATACCCTTGACTTTTCAAATCTTTATCAGATATGCGGCGGGATGGTAAAACTTCCCCTTGCCTTTTACAATTCCCTTACTTCGCCTCGCCCCAAAGAATATCCCGATATACCTCAGAGCGATATCGGAAATGTAAACTGGAGGGGAGGGCAGTTGGTGACGGGTATCTACAAATCGGGTAATGACGGGAAGATAATATTGAGCTATAAAATACTGCAGAATAACAAAAATGACTTTGAAAAATTCGATTATGTTATATGTGCAGTACCGATACCGGTGTTAAAATCGATGGCTATTCAGCCATCATTTGCAGGGAAGAAAAGTCAGGTGATAAGGGAAGTATATTATGAAAATGCACAGAAGACTCTTTTTCTATGCAAGGAGCGTTTCTGGGAAAAGCAGGGTATAAGAGGTGGTTCATCTTTTACTGATGGAGTTATAGAAGTCGTATCATATCCGCAGGATTATAACCGGAGCATTACCAAGGGAAAGGGAAACGCTTTGCATGATAAAAGGGGCGTGCTTTTAGCTTCATATAATATAGGTGAAGACGCATACGCCCTTGGAAATATATCTCCTTTTATACAGCGCGAGATTATCAAGAGGGAAATAGAAAAGGTGCATGGCCTGACAGAAGGCTATTTAGATAATATTGTCATAGATTCAAAGACAATCGACTGGGTCAGAGAGCCGTGGTTTTTCGGAGCTTTCCAAATGTTTTTGCCGGGACAGAAAAAGGATTTTTTATATTCTACATTTAAACCCGAATATGATAACAGAGTATTCTTTGCGGGTGAACATACCTCGGTAAAAAATGCATGGATGCAGGGCGCTTTGCAAAGCGGTATGGCGGCTGCCAACGATGTAGCCTACTATTCGATGATCCATAAATACCAAAGATAA
- a CDS encoding extracellular solute-binding protein, producing the protein MLILMALVFSSCAKKIKKDTDQKTASPVTLVFATFLDDGEQVEAYRDIIKNFEDKNKDIKVDLVFGGTGYYQKISDAFVNNKKVDIVGLKRNKMIEYAKMGYIKDLTQWVDKNDFKDKYYGVNLGYGKLNAKYYGIGDLPYTNEWFYNVDLFEKYGIGQPGTLDEFIDTCKTLKKYVKDPIAAGTKDPWVANILFGMISVQTVNTDELSNAFADNDREAFLSLSGAQDAVNTYYDLKKAGSANYKANNYDYSTSVDNFVNGKAAIFPMGSWAIDKIEKVKSQEFKYDVFENAINFAQNPISKVAATAVQVITVNQKTKHINEVMKFMDFLFSEESQSIFAEKNGISGLKTVNKADTPVKKNIIDHLNQTDENSTMYIDNISDAMMNVTADRLSQMMSGKIKIEDTWNIIAQESSVK; encoded by the coding sequence TTGCTGATTTTAATGGCCCTTGTTTTTTCGTCATGCGCTAAGAAAATTAAAAAAGATACGGATCAAAAAACTGCAAGCCCTGTCACACTGGTATTTGCAACATTTTTAGATGATGGAGAGCAGGTTGAAGCATACAGGGATATAATAAAAAATTTTGAGGATAAGAATAAAGACATAAAAGTTGATTTGGTGTTTGGCGGGACAGGCTATTACCAGAAGATAAGCGATGCTTTTGTAAACAATAAAAAGGTTGATATTGTCGGGCTTAAAAGGAATAAAATGATAGAATATGCCAAGATGGGATATATTAAAGATTTAACCCAATGGGTAGATAAAAATGATTTTAAAGACAAATATTATGGTGTCAATTTAGGATACGGGAAGCTAAATGCTAAATATTATGGAATAGGAGATCTTCCATATACTAATGAATGGTTTTACAATGTTGACCTGTTTGAAAAATATGGCATAGGTCAGCCTGGGACTCTCGATGAGTTTATTGATACATGCAAAACATTAAAAAAATATGTTAAAGATCCAATAGCCGCGGGGACAAAGGACCCCTGGGTTGCAAATATATTATTCGGGATGATATCAGTTCAAACCGTAAATACAGATGAACTTTCAAATGCATTTGCCGACAACGACAGGGAGGCTTTTTTATCATTGAGTGGCGCTCAAGATGCCGTAAATACTTACTATGACTTAAAAAAGGCAGGTTCTGCAAATTACAAGGCAAATAATTATGATTATTCGACCTCTGTTGACAATTTTGTAAACGGAAAAGCGGCTATATTTCCCATGGGCTCCTGGGCCATCGATAAAATAGAAAAAGTAAAATCTCAGGAATTTAAATATGATGTATTTGAAAATGCAATAAACTTTGCACAAAATCCCATTTCGAAGGTAGCTGCAACAGCAGTTCAGGTTATCACAGTAAATCAGAAAACAAAACACATAAATGAAGTTATGAAGTTTATGGATTTTCTATTCAGCGAAGAATCGCAGAGCATATTCGCAGAAAAAAATGGAATTTCGGGATTGAAAACTGTTAATAAGGCTGATACACCTGTAAAGAAAAATATAATAGATCATCTAAATCAGACAGATGAGAATTCGACTATGTATATAGATAATATATCGGATGCGATGATGAACGTTACGGCAGACAGATTGAGCCAGATGATGTCGGGAAAAATTAAGATCGAGGACACATGGAATATAATCGCTCAGGAATCATCTGTAAAATAG
- a CDS encoding VIT1/CCC1 transporter family protein, which yields MLSISSNQWIISICYNDKKRGIFMDSKNQKSISRETLNLLRTMQQNEVDESEIYRRIAAYAKDEKNRKVLLRLSNEEHAHAMKWNEYTGEELRPRIGRVFRRMLVVKLFGFTFAVKQMENGEKNAQEKYEWLSREVPEAEEIQSQEKEHESELIGLLDEERLRYVGSMVLGLNDALVEMTGTLAGLTLAMQNTRLIALSGLITGISATLSMAASEFLSAKSEGRTDAAKSSVYTGVTYLVAVALLILPYLLLSKQHYLPALGLMLAIVILILVVFNYYIAVAKDMSFGKRFGQMAFISLGVAALSFLAGLFMKNVMNVSL from the coding sequence TTGTTATCAATTAGTTCGAATCAATGGATTATATCGATATGTTATAATGATAAAAAAAGGGGGATTTTCATGGATTCAAAAAATCAAAAATCAATTTCCAGAGAGACACTTAATCTCCTTCGTACAATGCAGCAAAACGAAGTCGACGAATCTGAGATTTACCGTCGCATTGCGGCATACGCGAAAGATGAAAAGAACAGAAAAGTGCTTTTAAGGCTTTCCAATGAAGAACATGCTCATGCCATGAAATGGAATGAGTATACTGGGGAAGAACTGCGACCGCGCATCGGCAGAGTATTTAGGAGAATGCTTGTGGTAAAGCTGTTTGGGTTTACATTTGCGGTCAAGCAGATGGAGAATGGTGAAAAAAACGCCCAGGAAAAATACGAATGGCTGTCACGTGAAGTACCGGAGGCAGAAGAAATCCAATCACAGGAAAAAGAGCATGAAAGTGAGCTGATCGGACTTCTGGATGAGGAGCGGCTGAGATACGTCGGCTCCATGGTGCTGGGGCTAAACGATGCACTGGTGGAAATGACCGGCACTCTTGCCGGACTGACGCTTGCCATGCAGAATACGCGCCTAATTGCACTTTCCGGCTTGATTACGGGCATTTCGGCGACGCTTTCGATGGCGGCTTCCGAATTTCTCTCCGCGAAAAGCGAAGGCCGGACTGATGCGGCAAAATCGAGCGTTTACACCGGTGTTACATATCTTGTCGCAGTCGCGCTGTTGATCCTGCCGTATCTTCTACTTTCTAAGCAGCATTATCTGCCTGCACTGGGTCTGATGCTGGCGATCGTCATTTTGATTTTGGTGGTATTCAATTATTATATTGCAGTAGCCAAGGACATGTCATTTGGAAAGCGTTTCGGGCAGATGGCTTTTATAAGCCTCGGGGTAGCTGCGCTTTCGTTCCTTGCCGGCCTCTTCATGAAAAATGTGATGAATGTGAGCTTATGA